The window TCACCGAGACAATCGCTGCAACAAAGGTTCCAATCAGAGTGGCGCTCCATGCTTGGAGTGAAGGAGTTTGATGCAACGCTATTGCTGTGAAGTAATCAATCAGCGGACCTGCCAGAAATACTGCTGCCAAGACTCGTCTGAAAGAAGAACGTGCCCTCCTCAGGACCAGACCCAGGAGAGTAGCGGACATTAGTATTGCAAGCAATATTCGCGGGTCAAAACTGGCACTGCCTGCTACCACTGCAGGCGTAGTTAGGATCAAAGCCTGCGTAAGAGAGGCTGCAATTGCTCTGTCGGTAATGAAATAGACAATCGGCGCAACAGCTCTCATAAGACCAATGACCAGAACTGTACCCCAAAACGTCTGCCACAGGGATGTAAACAGCCCGCTGCCTAACAGGCAGCCCGCTCCTCCGCCCAACACAAAGACAGCAATCAAGAGCATTTTGAGATGACTGACCCGGGTTCTGGGACGTGGGGCTTCTGCGTGCCACAAGACGGGGCGACGCGCGGTGGCATGCTGCATACCGGGTGCCGCGAGCGGAGATACCCAGACTCTCTGGATTGGTCTTCCACTTGGCACCTGACGGCTGCGCCGGAGAACCGGTGTATTCGAAGGCGTAATCGTTATGACTTTTGCGGTCGGATGAGCAGGGCAATGATGATTCAGGTGATAGTTTCTACTACATACGGAGCATATGTGATATCTTTCATTTTCTTTGATTGCCCTGCCACATGCGGGACATACCCTGAAGTTCACGTCAAGCCTATCTGGCTCTAACCCAACTTCCCCACGCAGTCCCATTCTTACGTACCACTGCACGAGTCAAGTGATTGAACGGGATACCGAGGGACTGGATTGAAAAGCCACTTATGAGTTCTTCTGTTACATCAAGTGGGACCATGGAGTTCCATAACGCATCCTAACCACGCGTTTGGTCAATCAAAGATCGAAGACGAACCAGGTCGACTGGTGGAACATATTTGGAAATCCTGTTTGCGTTTGCCGTCCACCATTGCATTGCTGCGCGGTTGGCAGGAGAAAGAGCATTGATCTTCAGCAAACTTTCCATATCTTGGTTGTACTGAAGATATTCAACCACGCCGCGCACCCAGTCCACCACACACAAGTCGGGTTGAGGATAACCCAGTCCCCAACATATTGTTCCATCAGGCCAGATTTGGGGATGAAAGGGTACAGGCGCCATGAACCTCATGTCGGGAACCGCAACCCACGGATAGCCCGATGGAACGCGGACAGTGATCACGAAAACATCGGCCGTGTGATTCCGGTTAGAATCCGGATTGCTCACCAAGCTTCTTATCCCCTTAATGATCAGCTTGAACTGTCGCAGGTCCAGACTTTGCCCCTCTATTCTTAGGCGCAAAGGGATATCAGATTCCGCATCCAATATGGTCTTCAGCCTTCGTAATCGCACCATCTCGTTGTTGAGCCGATCGTCCAAAAGTGGTGTCCTCCCAGCCATTACGCGAACTCGTCAGTGCACTGCCCCTTGGATAGAAATAAGGGTATGGCACAAAGCGCCAACGCGTCGCATCCAAATCAAGATTTCACGAAATTTGTCTCACAGAAATATAATCTATCTCTACCTTCATTTTCCCGTCAAGAACGAATCCAAGCTGATGGCCAAAGAGCGGTTTAGAGGGTGCGTTGATTACATGCTGGTCGTTTACAAAGAAGTGCAACTGTCTTCCGACCTTCTTGACAGTTAGTTTGTTCGTTGAATTCTCTCTGTTGATGCTTTCCGTGATGATGCGGCCTGTAATTAGGCTCTGCGTGCCTTTCTTCATCTCAGCGTACGAAAAGCAGCCGTTACCGGCAATCTTAGCTTCATAGTAATTGCCCCCGTCTTTGCCACCCCAAGTGATTCCGAATCCGCGCTCGTCCGTACCCGAGATCTTTGTGAATACTGCTTCTATTACGAAATTTTTGTGGAGGTCGAAGCCCTTGATGGAGGTGGCGTGCATGACACCTTCGTCCTCCAAACGGTATTCGAAAACATATTTGCCTTTGGCAATTTTTGCAGTATGGGATTCGGTCTTGCAGATTGGCCAAAGATCCACATCTTTATCAAAGTGATCCTCGAAAAGAAGCAAGTAGTCCGCAGTAACATCAGACCGCTCCTCTTGAGCTGTATTATTCACGATTCTTATGAGTCTTGGAGCGAAAACCACAACAGATATAGCGATGACAATTGTCCATATAATGATTCCCCAATGAGTGCGGCTTCCTTCCTGCGCACCTGGGAGGGTTAGCGTAGCTTCGTCTTCTGTAGACAACGTTCCCGGAGATGGAAGCTGTCTCAAGCCAGCTTGTCCATATCGAGAACGTCCCTGGCGGGGCGATCGACCTTGTGTGCGCGGAACCGCCAGCCGAGAGGTTGATCTGCCGCGCACAATGCTGGCAAGGTTGGAAGCTCCGGGAGTGACGACATACATCCAAGCGCCAGTATGCTGGGGGCACGCATGGTTGAGGTGATAGTTTCTTCTACAAATGGGGCAGATATGATACCGATCGTATTCCTTAATTGCCCCACCGCATGCGGGGCATATCCTGGCTCCCACACTGCATCACCTCGAGGCAATCCAAGCCTCTCCCACGGTATTTCCTTTACTAAACAAGACTCGAATCAAATGATTTGGAGGGATATGCAGAGATCTGAGAGAATATCCGTCTTCAAGTTCTTCTGTATACTTATCTGGAACGACTGCCAATGCCCCACAGGCAGGACAGCAAGATCTCAGGAACTTCCCAAGCAGGCATGGCTGGATTGTGTGAGAGCCACCACATCCACGACAAACGACGGAGTACACTATCTGTTTGTCGTGTCTAACTTCTACCTCAGAGCATCCGAGGGCGGCTCGAAGCCTATTCTTGATCGAAAGAACATCATCGTCTAGGAGAGACTCTAGAAGGACTTTCGACTTGTCTGGCGGAGGAACATGAGCAGGGCAATTTTCTTTTCTTGGCACTTCCCAGGTCAGGAATGCCCCGTTTTCTCCATCGAACCAGAAGAACACACTACTCCGGGCGGAAGGACCTGAGTGCTTCAGATGAAGGATCTTAATGCACTCTTGAGCTGCAATGCCTCCCGCTATTGCGCCCGACGTAATGACCATGGGGATCTTGGGCTCATCTGGAAGCATTCCTATCTTTGAGCAGCTGTGTCTTTCCCATAGTTGCTGATACTCCCTTTTGGTCCAGCTGCATTCAATACATGCTCCGGATGGTGTGGCAACGAATACACTGCTGACCAGACCACCTATCCCCGTATCAACTAGAGGCGTACCGTGTAGCCGACAGTACCTATTCACCCATAGTCGTGCCTCCAGATTATCTACAGTCAAAACGACACAGTCAAAGGAACTATATTCGAGGCTACCGAAATCATAGACGACATCGCGGTTCCAGCCTCTGGTTGTGATCCCTGGGGCAATCTCCTTGGCACGCCTGGCGGCTGTCTCCGATTTGGACTTGCCAATGTCCTCGGCCCGAAACAAAACACATCTGTTCAGATTCACTTCCTCAACCACATCGCTGTCCAGAACGCTGATTTCTCCTACACCTGTAAGAGCAAGATTCTTGATCACCTCGTTGCCTGTAGTTCCCGCACCAACAACGAGGACACGACCTCCAGAGACGGCTTCCTGACGCCATCCTTTTATCATCTTCTGTCTTGTATACCTATTCGACATGAGCCTGATGTTCCTCACTGACTATGACTTGATACTGATGTGTATCCAGAATGGCTCTTTCTCGGTGGGACCAAACTCTAAACCTTAGCTCTTGTGTTGCCAATGCGTTAACGGACGGCGAAGCAATCAGAAAGTAGTCACCGCAATATTCCTCAAGAGCACCCAATTCGGGTGTGGGCGAGTCAAAAAACCATCGCTTGCGGCTTTTGGTGAGAGCAGCGGTCGTTTTGGCATTGCAATATACCCCGATCATCTGTAGACCTTTTCCGGGGTGTCCCGACGGTAAGGACGCCTCAGAGTGCCGAGACAGTGTGTTCGAAGACTGCGCGGCAAATCCTCTAATGTATTTTCGGTACTCTTCAATCCTTTCCAACCCTAAGGCCAGGGAATCCACTAGATTTATTAGGCTGCAGCCCGCAAGATGATCAGTATACCCAAAGAGCAGCCCACCACTTTGAGAGGAATGCATTTCCTGCCACAGCTTCTTGTTGACACGCACAGGAACAATCACCATTGGCATAGGGAAATTGAGTCCGGTCGGCCCGATTTTAAGCAGGTTATGCAACCGCGAGCTCGCTTGCGCTATCTCCTGTCCGAGGTCTCTTCCCAGCCGTCTCGCAAGTGCCTCGTCGATTTCGGGGCGTTTTTCCACAAGAATGACATTACCCCTTGCTACTCTCACCTGTGTGCCTTCGTTGTTCCACCCAAAGAAACCAATCCATTCTAAGTCTGACTCGAAGCCTTGCGACCTGACTCGACTCGGATCGACTACAGCTGCGACCTGATATTGCTCGGGATGATAGTCAGAGAAGTTCTTTGTGTCGGTCCCGGAGAAGAATATGCCCAGTTTCGGATGCGAATGATAATACCCTACAAGGATCGTGCCCTCTCTTAGCCGAACCGCCTCAACGTCTCTGAAGCTCTCGGGAACCATTCTCACGTGGGTTGGAGTGGAGACGTAGAGAGCACGAATCGCTCTTTCGACGTAGGTAATCCGTACCCCACTATCGGCATCCATGGCAGGAAAACCCAAGAGATACCCACCGACCTCATGGTGCATTTCTCCTGAGGCATGATAATACATTTCTCGCAACGCACCTTTTTGGATGAGAAGCAGCGGTAGGTCTTCACGTGGGAGCAAGTCGGAGGCTCGTACGAATCGTCGCTCATCATATCTTGTGACTTTGCCAACCCTCACAGCCTGATCATCATCCTCGCGACCTGTCAATCCAAGCACGTAAGCGAGCCATATCAATAGGCCTTATGTAACGTGAAAGGTTTCCGCGATTTCTCTTCCACCACTCCATCGCTCCAGGATTCGCAGGAGAGTTGGCGTCTATCTTCCACATACTACCTTCTTCTTGATTGTATTGAAGATACTCAATGATGCCGCGGATCCAGTCCGCAAGAGCCAGATCCGGCTGAGGGGTGCCACCCGACCCCCAACACAAACGCCCGTCGGGCCAAATGTGTGGGTGAAAAGGAATTGGGGAGCGAAATCTCAAGCCAGGCACAGCGG is drawn from Candidatus Eisenbacteria bacterium and contains these coding sequences:
- a CDS encoding ThiF family adenylyltransferase — encoded protein: MIKGWRQEAVSGGRVLVVGAGTTGNEVIKNLALTGVGEISVLDSDVVEEVNLNRCVLFRAEDIGKSKSETAARRAKEIAPGITTRGWNRDVVYDFGSLEYSSFDCVVLTVDNLEARLWVNRYCRLHGTPLVDTGIGGLVSSVFVATPSGACIECSWTKREYQQLWERHSCSKIGMLPDEPKIPMVITSGAIAGGIAAQECIKILHLKHSGPSARSSVFFWFDGENGAFLTWEVPRKENCPAHVPPPDKSKVLLESLLDDDVLSIKNRLRAALGCSEVEVRHDKQIVYSVVCRGCGGSHTIQPCLLGKFLRSCCPACGALAVVPDKYTEELEDGYSLRSLHIPPNHLIRVLFSKGNTVGEAWIASR
- a CDS encoding Mov34/MPN/PAD-1 family protein, with the protein product MRVGKVTRYDERRFVRASDLLPREDLPLLLIQKGALREMYYHASGEMHHEVGGYLLGFPAMDADSGVRITYVERAIRALYVSTPTHVRMVPESFRDVEAVRLREGTILVGYYHSHPKLGIFFSGTDTKNFSDYHPEQYQVAAVVDPSRVRSQGFESDLEWIGFFGWNNEGTQVRVARGNVILVEKRPEIDEALARRLGRDLGQEIAQASSRLHNLLKIGPTGLNFPMPMVIVPVRVNKKLWQEMHSSQSGGLLFGYTDHLAGCSLINLVDSLALGLERIEEYRKYIRGFAAQSSNTLSRHSEASLPSGHPGKGLQMIGVYCNAKTTAALTKSRKRWFFDSPTPELGALEEYCGDYFLIASPSVNALATQELRFRVWSHRERAILDTHQYQVIVSEEHQAHVE